The following proteins are co-located in the Calliphora vicina chromosome 2, idCalVici1.1, whole genome shotgun sequence genome:
- the LOC135950886 gene encoding protein Mabiki-like produces the protein MNSLNLATTMEESFEYRHKKFDQSSKRLRSDSLSSSTGDYECIQVEIERISEISASPSSSNSLETNNKRSYSPETSESNYSEAKRPRSSSFGSYTQAFSPLNNLRQTLTPFTTTAVAVPPAAAILPKISDETLRSICKYHGNMVRKFPKVERTPKDQERRNKNTLACRMSRRVKKLEHIAIEEQYKEFSQQTFDIIEQSMRSTAYLHELMQLLSCQQLGEMATQQPINSMLLTESASTSSAQQKKPFTIAYLAGSEE, from the coding sequence atgaattctctTAACTTGGCCACCACCATGGAAGAATCATTTGAATATCGCCATAAAAAATTCGATCAAAGCAGCAAACGTTTGCGTTCGGACTCTCTAAGTTCTTCGACAGGAGACTATGAATGCATTCAAGTGGAAATAGAGAGAATAAGTGAGATCTCtgcatcaccatcatcatcgaACTCCCTGGAAACCAATAACAAAAGATCATATTCTCCAGAAACCAGCGAAAGCAACTACTCCGAAGCCAAAAGACCCCGATCCTCATCATTTGGCAGTTATACACAAGCCTTTTCACCTCTAAACAACCTACGCCAAACCTTAACACCTTTCACCACCACAGCAGTAGCAGTTCCCCCCGCTGCTGCCATTCTACCCAAGATCAGCGATGAAACTTTACGCAGCATTTGCAAATATCATGGCAACATGGTAAGGAAATTCCCTAAAGTAGAACGTACACCCAAGGATCAAGAGAGACGTAATAAGAACACATTGGCCTGTCGCATGAGCCGAAGAGTCAAGAAATTGGAACATATCGCCATAGAAGAGCAATACAAAGAATTCTCACAACAAACTTTCGACATCATTGAGCAGTCAATGAGATCAACTGCCTATTTGCATGAGTTAATGCAACTATTGTCATGCCAGCAGTTGGGAGAAATGGCAACACAACAACCAATCAACTCAATGCTGTTAACAGAGAGTGCCTCTACATCGTCCGCTCAGCAAAAGAAACCTTTCACAATAGCCTATTTAGCGGGCAGTGAGGAATAA
- the LOC135950887 gene encoding protein Mabiki-like yields the protein MNSLNLTTTMEESFEYRHKKFDQSSKRLRSDSLSSSTGDYECIQVEIERISEISKAASPSSNSQENNNKRSYSPDASESNYSESLILPEAKRPRSSSFGSYTQAFSPLNTQRQTSTPFTSSAVAVPPAAAILPKISDETLRSICKYHGNMVRKYPKVQRSAKDQERRDKNTLACRMSRRVKKLEHVAIAEQYKEFSQQTFDIIEESMRSTAYLHELMQLLSAKQLQEMEAQSNKMLTETTSAEPLNKKPFTIAYLMGKKE from the coding sequence atgaattctctAAACTTGACCACCACCATGGAAGAATCATTTGAATATCGCCATAAAAAATTCGATCAAAGCAGCAAACGTTTGCGTTCGGACTCTCTAAGTTCTTCAACAGGGGACTATGAATGCATTCAAGTGGAAATAGAGAGAATAAGTGAGATCTCTAAAGCAGCATCACCATCATCAAACTCAcaggaaaataataacaaaagatCATATTCTCCCGATGCCAGCGAAAGCAACTACTCTGAATCCTTGATACTACCAGAAGCCAAAAGACCCCGCAGCTCATCATTTGGCAGTTATACACAAGCCTTTTCTCCTCTAAACACCCAACGCCAAACCTCAACACCATTCACTTCCTCAGCAGTGGCTGTTCCTCCCGCTGCTGCCATTCTACCCAAGATCAGCGATGAAACTTTACGCAGCATTTGCAAATATCATGGCAACATGGTAAGGAAATACCCTAAAGTACAACGATCGGCCAAGGACCAAGAAAGACGTGACAAAAACACTCTGGCCTGTCGCATGAGCCGACGTGTCAAGAAATTAGAACATGTAGCCATAGCCGAGCAGTACAAGGAATTCTCACAACAAACTTTCGATATCATTGAGGAGTCTATGAGATCCACTGCCTATTTGCATGAATTAATGCAGCTGTTGTCTGCCAAGCAGTTACAGGAAATGGAAGCACAGTCCAATAAAATGTTGACTGAGACAACGTCTGCTGAGCCACTTAACAAGAAGCCCTTCACAATAGCCTATTTGATGGGTAAAAAGGAATAA
- the LOC135950888 gene encoding protein Mabiki-like — translation MNSLNFTATMEESFEYLHKKFDQSSKRLRSDSLSSSTGDYECIQVEIERISEIAKATSPSSSSNSQETNNKRSYSPDTSESNYSEAKRPRSSSFGSYTQAFSRLNTQRQTSTPFTSSAVAVPPAAAILPKISDETLRSICKYHGNMVRKYPKVQRSAKDQERRDKNTLACRMSRRVKKLEHIAIEEQYKEFSQQTFDIVEQSMRSTAYLHELMQLLSCQQLGEMATQQPNNSILLTESPSISSAQQKKPFTIAFLAGREE, via the coding sequence atgaattctctTAACTTCACCGCCACCATGGAAGAATCATTTGAATATCTCCATAAAAAATTCGATCAAAGCAGCAAACGTTTGAGATCAGATTCTCTAAGTTCTTCAACAGGGGACTATGAATGCATTCAAGTGGAGATAGAGAGAATAAGTGAGATCGCTAAAGCAACAtcgccatcatcatcatcgaaCTCCCAGGAAACCAATAACAAAAGATCATATTCTCCTGATACCAGCGAAAGCAACTACTCCGAAGCCAAAAGACCCCGATCCTCATCATTTGGCAGTTATACACAAGCCTTTTCTCGTCTAAACACCCAACGCCAAACCTCAACACCTTTCACCTCCTCAGCAGTGGCTGTTCCCCCCGCTGCTGCCATTTTACCCAAGATCAGCGATGAAACTTTACGCAGCATTTGCAAATATCATGGCAACATGGTAAGAAAATACCCTAAAGTACAACGATCAGCCAAGGACCAAGAAAGACGTGATAAAAACACTCTGGCCTGTCGCATGAGCCGACGTGTCAAGAAATTGGAACATATCGCCATTGAAGAGCAGTACAAAGAATTCTCACAACAAACTTTCGACATCGTTGAGCAGTCAATGAGATCAACTGCCTATTTGCATGAGTTAATGCAACTATTGTCATGCCAGCAGTTGGGAGAAATGGCAACACAACAACCAAACAACTCAATCCTGTTAACAGAGAGTCCCTCTATATCGTCGGCTCAGCAAAAGAAACCTTTCACAATAGCCTTTTTAGCGGGCAGAGAGGAATAG
- the LOC135951238 gene encoding protein takeout-like, whose translation MFSKLNVLIVLSLNVWLVLAAPQVHNFKEISEIPSDIPVCSEKDLNINECIRNAYQQMIPRAKNGIPELNIPPMDPLEVDKTNYEFANSIIQGKVALRNLKINGLSDTIINSVDFKKDGDNIKMEVKSLTPKLFIEGKYKAEVKINDARMNSKGVFNLTMTDIDVIAQPEAELYERDGHKYMRITKFNIEPTLGNMKFYATGLVPDAILNDAILEFVNQNWRTVYKSLIPETRSTWEPEFLKVSNEYFSHLPFDLILTKE comes from the exons atgtttagcaagttaaatgttttaattgtaTTAAGCTTGAATGTATGGCTGGTGCTAGCAGCGCCTCAAGTGCACAACTTTAAGGAAATTTCGGAAATAC CCAGCGATATACCCGTTTGCAGTGAAAAAGATCTAAACATTAACGAATGCATACGCAATGCCTATCAGCAAATGATACCCAGAGCCAAGAATGGCATTCCCGAATTAAATATACCACCCATGGATCCATTGGAGGTGGACAAAACCAATTATGAATTTGCCAACAGTATAATACAAGGAAAAGTGGCCTTAAGAAATCTTAAAATCAATGGTCTCAGCGACACCATCATTAATAGTGTAGACTTCAAAAAGGATGGGGATAACATCAAAATGGAGGTAAAGTCCCTAACCCCTAAACTGTTCATTGAGGGAAAATATAAGGCTGAGGTTAAAATAAATGATGCTAGAATGAATTCCAAGGGAGTGTTTAATTTGACCATGA CTGATATTGATGTCATTGCCCAGCCGGAGGCAGAGCTATATGAACGTGATGGCCACAAGTATATGCGCATAACTAAATTCAATATTGAGCCCACTTTGGGCAATATGAAGTTCTATGCCACTGGTCTAGTGCCAGATGCTATTTTAA ACGATGCTATTCTTGAATTTGTTAATCAAAATTGGCGCACTGTTTACAAATCTCTAATACCCGAGACTCGTTCGACTTGGGAGCCCGAATTCCTTAAAGTGAGCAATGAATATTTTTCACATTTACCCTTTGACTTGATATTAACTaaggaataa